The following proteins are co-located in the Dietzia timorensis genome:
- a CDS encoding M50 family metallopeptidase — protein MLIFGIVLFAFGIIVSIVWHEYGHFSTARHFGMLVRRFYVGMGPKVFAFRRGETEYGLAALPVGGFCDIAGMTTSDELDPADEPRAMHSKPAWQRIIVLLAGPVMNFILGFAIFFGVAVTAGLPNIDQEPIPVDQIPAVVGETQCIEQGCTGAGPAGDAGVLPGDRLVEIDSVPITSWADVSTAVESLGGQQVEIVVDRGGVTEHLTADVASREVDGTQQGVLGIRLDGDAVPQHVLDDPRYRGITEYGPVSAIGGTVHYTGYIMVETAKGIASFPSKIPGVAQSIFGGERAEDSPVSIVGASHIGGQVVDHGMWASFFLLLGALNFFIGGFNLIPLVPFDGGHIAVICYEKIRDALRKRRGLAPGGPADYEKLMPLTLGVFAILIGISAIVIVADFVNPMVLNL, from the coding sequence GTGTTGATCTTTGGGATCGTGCTCTTCGCGTTCGGCATCATCGTGTCGATCGTCTGGCACGAGTACGGGCACTTTTCCACCGCACGCCACTTCGGGATGCTCGTGCGCCGCTTCTATGTGGGCATGGGACCGAAGGTGTTTGCCTTTCGGCGCGGGGAAACCGAGTACGGGCTGGCGGCCCTGCCGGTTGGTGGGTTCTGCGATATCGCCGGGATGACGACCTCCGACGAACTCGATCCGGCTGACGAGCCGCGCGCGATGCACTCTAAGCCGGCGTGGCAGCGGATCATCGTGCTGCTCGCCGGCCCCGTCATGAACTTCATCCTCGGCTTCGCCATTTTCTTCGGCGTCGCTGTCACTGCGGGCCTGCCGAATATCGATCAGGAACCCATTCCCGTTGACCAGATCCCGGCTGTCGTCGGGGAGACCCAGTGCATCGAGCAGGGCTGCACCGGTGCGGGCCCGGCCGGTGACGCGGGCGTCCTGCCGGGCGACCGGCTCGTTGAAATCGATTCGGTGCCCATCACCTCGTGGGCGGACGTCTCGACCGCGGTCGAGTCCCTTGGGGGCCAGCAGGTCGAAATCGTCGTGGACCGCGGCGGCGTCACCGAGCATCTGACGGCGGACGTCGCCTCTCGCGAGGTCGACGGGACGCAACAGGGTGTCCTCGGAATCAGGCTGGACGGCGATGCCGTTCCGCAACACGTGCTCGACGATCCCCGGTACCGAGGCATCACCGAATACGGCCCGGTCAGCGCGATCGGCGGAACCGTGCACTATACCGGCTACATCATGGTCGAAACCGCCAAGGGAATCGCGTCCTTCCCGTCCAAGATCCCGGGAGTGGCCCAGTCGATATTTGGTGGTGAGCGCGCAGAAGACAGCCCGGTGTCGATCGTCGGTGCAAGTCATATCGGCGGGCAGGTCGTCGACCACGGCATGTGGGCGTCGTTCTTCCTCCTGTTGGGCGCGCTCAACTTCTTCATCGGCGGATTCAACCTGATTCCGCTGGTGCCTTTCGATGGCGGACACATCGCCGTCATCTGTTACGAGAAGATTCGGGACGCGCTGCGTAAGCGGCGCGGCCTGGCACCCGGTGGACCGGCCGATTACGAGAAACTCATGCCGCTCACGCTGGGGGTGTTCGCGATCCTCATAGGGATCAGCGCCATTGTCATCGTTGCCGATTTCGTCAACCCGATGGTGCTCAATCTCTAA
- a CDS encoding DUF2631 domain-containing protein gives MSSSDSGHVKEIVRNGISSIDEPSVNWGWHGFSRKFGNAVGVSFAVFMLLMLFGNHIGNVENIYLVSIAVAVFVIMAIATKPHPPRHSPKRNKIFTPTDPAHYANN, from the coding sequence ATGAGTTCGAGCGACTCCGGTCACGTCAAGGAAATCGTCAGGAACGGCATCAGCTCGATCGACGAGCCGTCGGTGAACTGGGGTTGGCACGGGTTCAGCCGCAAGTTCGGCAACGCAGTCGGCGTCTCGTTCGCGGTTTTCATGCTGCTCATGCTTTTCGGTAACCACATCGGCAATGTCGAGAACATCTATCTCGTGTCCATTGCGGTCGCCGTGTTCGTGATCATGGCGATCGCGACCAAACCGCATCCGCCGCGTCATTCTCCGAAGCGCAACAAGATCTTCACTCCGACCGATCCGGCGCACTACGCCAATAACTAG
- the rlmN gene encoding 23S rRNA (adenine(2503)-C(2))-methyltransferase RlmN, which yields MPKELPLVFDAPKPKMGMPPKHLADLTDAERTEAIRGLGLPAFRSKQLANHYFSRLSADPAEMTDLPAGARDGVAEELFPQLFTDIRDQTADGGATRKTLWKLHDGSLVESVLMRYPDRATLCVSSQAGCGMACPFCATGQGGLQRNLSTAEILEQFRIAAAAMRNGDLDGGPGRLSNVVFMGMGEPLANYKRVVAAVKRMIAPEPEGFGLSQRNVTVSTVGLAPAIRRLADEGLHVTLAVSLHTPDDELRDTLVPVNNRWPVDEVLDAARYFADATGRRVSIEYALIRDINDQVWRGELLGQKLHKALGQYAHVNVIPLNPTPGSKWDASPKAQQDAFVAAVERQGVSCTVRDTRGQDIAAACGQLAADSSS from the coding sequence GTGCCTAAAGAACTACCCCTCGTGTTTGATGCGCCGAAGCCGAAAATGGGAATGCCACCCAAACACCTGGCGGACCTCACGGATGCCGAACGAACCGAAGCCATTCGCGGCCTCGGGCTTCCTGCGTTCCGTTCCAAGCAACTGGCAAACCACTACTTCAGCCGTCTCTCTGCAGATCCGGCAGAGATGACCGACCTTCCCGCAGGCGCGCGAGACGGCGTCGCCGAAGAGCTGTTCCCGCAGCTCTTTACCGACATCCGGGACCAGACCGCTGACGGCGGCGCCACGCGAAAGACCTTGTGGAAACTGCACGACGGCTCCCTCGTCGAGTCGGTGCTCATGCGGTACCCCGATCGCGCAACGCTGTGCGTGTCGAGCCAGGCCGGATGTGGGATGGCGTGCCCGTTCTGCGCCACCGGTCAGGGTGGGCTACAGCGCAATCTGTCCACCGCCGAGATCCTCGAGCAGTTCCGGATCGCTGCCGCGGCCATGCGCAATGGCGACCTCGACGGGGGCCCCGGCCGCCTGTCGAACGTCGTGTTCATGGGTATGGGGGAGCCACTGGCCAATTACAAGCGTGTCGTCGCCGCCGTCAAACGCATGATCGCGCCGGAGCCGGAGGGCTTCGGGCTGTCGCAGCGAAACGTGACAGTATCCACCGTGGGACTCGCGCCTGCGATTCGTCGCCTCGCCGACGAGGGCCTCCACGTCACCCTCGCCGTGTCCCTCCACACTCCGGACGACGAACTGCGTGACACCCTCGTTCCCGTGAACAACCGGTGGCCCGTCGACGAAGTGCTCGACGCGGCTCGCTACTTCGCCGACGCCACCGGACGCCGCGTCTCCATCGAGTACGCCTTGATTCGGGACATCAACGACCAGGTGTGGCGTGGAGAGCTACTCGGGCAGAAGCTGCACAAGGCGCTCGGGCAGTACGCCCACGTCAACGTGATCCCGCTGAACCCGACCCCGGGCAGCAAGTGGGACGCCAGCCCGAAGGCACAGCAGGACGCCTTCGTGGCGGCGGTGGAGCGACAAGGCGTGTCGTGCACGGTGCGCGATACCCGAGGTCAAGACATCGCCGCCGCGTGCGGGCAGCTCGCTGCGGATTCGTCTTCCTAG
- a CDS encoding LapA family protein encodes MNNPTHDNESNPAAPSEPGVGPDPVAPAAFDDAQPAGPHAGDVQLPDSAVAGAEGTSGSPTPVNTSGGGPGSAWVTLVIGAILLILLLVFVLQNQDSLDVQFISWEFSMPAGVLILLAAIVGALVMALVAAMRIFQLRHRARRANKSMGTKKKGRKR; translated from the coding sequence ATGAATAATCCGACACACGATAACGAATCGAACCCGGCCGCCCCGTCGGAGCCCGGCGTGGGCCCAGATCCCGTAGCGCCCGCTGCCTTTGACGATGCACAACCGGCCGGTCCCCACGCGGGCGACGTCCAGCTGCCCGATTCGGCAGTCGCGGGCGCTGAGGGTACTTCGGGGTCGCCGACCCCGGTAAACACCTCAGGTGGGGGGCCCGGTTCGGCGTGGGTGACGCTCGTCATCGGTGCCATCCTCCTCATCCTGCTGCTCGTCTTCGTGCTGCAGAACCAGGACAGCCTCGATGTGCAGTTCATCTCCTGGGAGTTCAGCATGCCCGCCGGTGTGCTGATCCTTCTCGCCGCCATCGTCGGCGCCCTGGTGATGGCGCTTGTCGCGGCGATGCGCATCTTCCAACTCCGCCATCGCGCGCGCCGCGCGAACAAATCAATGGGCACGAAGAAGAAGGGCCGTAAGCGCTAG
- a CDS encoding phosphatidate cytidylyltransferase has translation MDLAPAGPPGSPPKQSRAGRDLTRAIPVGVFLGAVVAISVAWNSRLWYVVAAVAVSLALWEVFKRLRQAKFRLPFIPLLVASQAMIWLAWPLGATGAFAAFAVSVVVILVWRLFIRGLHEPPKNYLRDVSASIFVLAWIAIPGACGAMLVNGEHGGKYVVTLIALVVCSDVGGYAAGVLFGKHPMAPAISPKKSWEGFAGSMVFGVAGGVLVFWLLLEENLWIGGLLGVATVLAASLGDLVESQVKRDLGIKDMGTLLPGHGGLMDRLDSVLPAAVMAWVFVHYLI, from the coding sequence GTGGATTTGGCACCCGCAGGGCCTCCCGGTTCGCCGCCGAAGCAGTCCCGGGCAGGCCGCGACCTAACCCGAGCAATCCCGGTCGGCGTGTTCCTCGGGGCCGTCGTGGCAATTTCAGTCGCCTGGAACTCGCGGCTCTGGTACGTCGTGGCAGCCGTCGCCGTCTCTCTGGCGTTGTGGGAAGTCTTCAAACGGCTTCGACAGGCGAAGTTCCGGCTTCCATTCATCCCTCTGCTCGTGGCAAGCCAGGCGATGATTTGGCTCGCGTGGCCTCTCGGGGCGACCGGTGCTTTCGCCGCGTTCGCGGTATCGGTCGTCGTTATCTTGGTTTGGCGACTATTCATCCGCGGACTTCACGAGCCACCGAAGAACTACCTGCGCGATGTATCGGCGTCGATCTTCGTCCTCGCATGGATCGCGATTCCCGGAGCCTGCGGGGCGATGCTCGTCAATGGCGAGCACGGCGGAAAATACGTGGTCACACTGATTGCACTCGTGGTGTGCTCGGATGTCGGTGGCTATGCCGCTGGAGTGCTCTTCGGCAAGCATCCGATGGCTCCGGCAATCAGTCCGAAGAAGTCATGGGAGGGATTCGCGGGGTCGATGGTCTTCGGCGTGGCCGGGGGCGTGCTCGTGTTCTGGCTCTTGCTGGAAGAAAACCTGTGGATCGGTGGTCTTCTCGGCGTTGCGACCGTGCTCGCCGCCAGCCTCGGCGATCTTGTGGAATCGCAGGTCAAGCGAGACCTGGGAATCAAGGATATGGGAACGCTTCTGCCAGGACACGGCGGGCTGATGGATCGACTCGATTCGGTCCTGCCCGCCGCCGTCATGGCATGGGTGTTCGTGCACTACCTCATCTAG
- the frr gene encoding ribosome recycling factor, giving the protein MFDEAMLEAEEKMEKAVNHVRDELSAIRTGRANPGMFSRVQAEYYGMYTPITQMATISVPEPRMLLIKPYELGQIGNIEQAIRNSDLGVNPTNDGQVLRVTVPQLTEERRRDLVKQAKSKAEDGRIAIRGIRRKGMDEIKRIVKDGEAGEDEGNAAEKDLDAATSKYVSEVDDLVKRKEDELMEV; this is encoded by the coding sequence ATGTTTGACGAAGCAATGCTCGAAGCCGAAGAGAAGATGGAAAAGGCCGTGAACCACGTTCGCGACGAGCTTTCCGCCATCCGCACCGGCCGGGCCAACCCGGGGATGTTCAGTCGAGTGCAGGCCGAGTACTACGGAATGTATACGCCGATTACGCAGATGGCGACGATTTCCGTTCCCGAGCCTCGCATGCTGCTCATCAAACCCTACGAGCTGGGACAGATCGGCAACATCGAACAAGCTATTCGCAATTCCGACCTCGGCGTCAACCCGACGAACGACGGTCAGGTGCTGCGTGTCACCGTTCCTCAGCTCACCGAGGAACGTCGGCGCGATCTCGTCAAGCAGGCCAAGTCCAAGGCTGAGGATGGCCGCATCGCGATCCGCGGCATTCGCCGCAAGGGTATGGACGAGATCAAGCGGATCGTGAAAGATGGCGAGGCAGGCGAAGACGAGGGCAACGCCGCAGAAAAGGACCTCGACGCCGCGACGTCGAAATACGTGAGCGAGGTCGACGATTTGGTGAAGCGGAAGGAAGACGAACTGATGGAGGTGTAG
- the pyrH gene encoding UMP kinase has protein sequence MTNESDTGYTRVMLKLGGEMFGGGAVGIDPDVVQSVARQIAEVAKSGTQICIVIGGGNFFRGAQLQQRGLDRARSDYMGMLGTVMNCLALQDFLEQEGIDTRVQTAITMGQVAEPYIPLRAIRHMEKGRVVIFGAGMGMPYFSTDTTAAQRALEVKAEVLLMAKGVDGVYSDDPRTNPDAELFDKITHREVIEKELKVADATAFSLCMDNNMPIQVFNLLVEGNVAAAVAGKQIGTLVAT, from the coding sequence ATGACTAACGAGTCGGACACCGGCTACACGCGTGTCATGTTGAAGCTTGGCGGTGAAATGTTCGGTGGCGGAGCCGTCGGAATCGATCCCGATGTGGTCCAATCCGTAGCCCGTCAGATCGCCGAGGTCGCCAAGAGTGGCACGCAGATCTGTATCGTCATCGGTGGCGGCAACTTCTTCCGCGGCGCACAGCTGCAACAGCGCGGGCTGGACCGTGCGCGCTCGGACTACATGGGCATGCTCGGCACTGTGATGAACTGCCTCGCGCTGCAGGACTTCCTCGAACAAGAGGGCATCGATACGCGCGTGCAGACCGCGATCACGATGGGGCAGGTCGCCGAGCCCTACATCCCGCTGCGCGCGATCCGCCACATGGAAAAGGGACGCGTCGTCATCTTCGGTGCCGGCATGGGAATGCCGTATTTCTCCACCGACACGACAGCCGCGCAGCGTGCACTCGAGGTCAAGGCGGAGGTCCTCCTCATGGCCAAGGGCGTCGACGGCGTGTACTCCGACGATCCGCGCACGAATCCCGACGCCGAGCTCTTCGACAAGATTACCCACCGCGAGGTTATCGAGAAAGAACTCAAGGTCGCCGACGCCACCGCTTTCTCCCTGTGTATGGACAACAACATGCCGATCCAGGTGTTCAACCTTCTCGTCGAGGGAAACGTGGCAGCAGCAGTGGCAGGTAAGCAGATCGGCACGCTTGTCGCCACATAG
- the tsf gene encoding translation elongation factor Ts, producing MANYTAADVKRLRELTGSGMMDCKNALVDSDGDFDKAVELLRIKGAKDVGKRAGRSTAEGLVTIKDGYMIELNSETDFVAKSAEFIELADKIVGVAAANKVADLAALEAADLDGQPVSEAVTAFSAKTGEKLVLRRVASYEGPVATYLHKRSSDLPPAVGVMVSYTGDSEAAAEAARTAAMQIAALKAKYVSRDDVPEDVIAKERDIAEATAKEEGKPEQALPKIVEGRLNGFFKDVALLDQPSVSDNKKTVGALLEEAGAKVTAFERFEVGQE from the coding sequence ATGGCGAACTACACCGCTGCCGACGTCAAGCGTCTTCGCGAGCTCACCGGCTCCGGAATGATGGACTGCAAGAACGCACTTGTCGATTCGGACGGAGACTTCGACAAGGCCGTAGAGCTTCTTCGCATCAAGGGTGCGAAGGACGTGGGCAAGCGCGCCGGTCGCTCGACCGCCGAAGGCCTCGTCACCATCAAGGACGGCTACATGATCGAGCTCAACTCGGAAACCGACTTCGTCGCGAAGTCCGCCGAGTTCATCGAGCTCGCGGACAAGATCGTCGGCGTCGCCGCCGCGAACAAGGTTGCCGACCTTGCCGCTCTCGAAGCTGCGGACCTCGACGGCCAGCCCGTCTCCGAGGCCGTCACCGCGTTCTCCGCCAAGACCGGCGAGAAGCTCGTCCTCCGCCGCGTGGCCTCTTACGAGGGTCCGGTCGCAACCTACCTGCACAAGCGCTCGTCCGACCTGCCGCCGGCCGTCGGCGTCATGGTGTCCTACACCGGTGACTCCGAGGCCGCTGCCGAGGCCGCTCGCACCGCCGCGATGCAGATCGCCGCTCTCAAGGCCAAGTATGTCTCCCGCGATGATGTACCCGAGGACGTCATTGCCAAGGAGCGCGATATCGCCGAGGCCACCGCCAAGGAAGAGGGCAAGCCCGAACAGGCTCTGCCGAAGATCGTCGAGGGACGCCTCAACGGCTTCTTCAAGGACGTTGCGCTGCTCGATCAGCCGTCGGTCTCCGACAACAAGAAGACCGTCGGCGCGCTCCTCGAGGAGGCCGGCGCCAAGGTCACCGCGTTCGAGCGTTTCGAGGTCGGCCAGGAGTAA
- the rpsB gene encoding 30S ribosomal protein S2 — MAVVSMKQLLDAGAHFGHQTRRWNPKMRRFIFTDRNGIYIIDLQQTLTYIDQAYEFVKESVAHGGTVLFVGTKKQAQEAIAEEATKVGMPYVNQRWLGGMLTNFQTVHQRLLRLKELESMEQTGGFEGRTKKEILMLTREKNKLARTLGGMREMSKIPSVVWIVDTNKEHIAVDEARKLGIPVVAILDTNCDPDVVDYPIPANDDAIRSVDVLTRVVASAVAEGLKARSAAKEGNKGEEAEPLAEWETEQLDAVTAEAEAAATTEDAAPAAAQDAPAAEAPAADTK; from the coding sequence ATGGCTGTCGTTTCCATGAAGCAACTGCTCGATGCAGGTGCACACTTTGGCCACCAGACCCGTCGCTGGAACCCGAAGATGAGGCGTTTCATCTTCACCGACCGCAACGGCATCTACATCATCGATCTTCAGCAGACGCTGACCTACATCGATCAGGCCTACGAATTCGTCAAGGAGTCCGTGGCCCACGGCGGCACCGTGCTCTTCGTCGGCACGAAGAAGCAGGCACAGGAAGCTATCGCCGAAGAGGCGACGAAGGTCGGCATGCCGTATGTCAACCAGCGTTGGCTCGGCGGCATGCTCACCAACTTCCAGACCGTGCACCAGCGCCTCTTGCGCCTCAAGGAGCTCGAGTCGATGGAGCAGACCGGTGGCTTCGAGGGCCGCACCAAGAAGGAAATCCTCATGCTCACGCGTGAGAAGAACAAGCTCGCCCGCACCCTCGGCGGTATGCGCGAGATGTCGAAGATTCCTTCCGTCGTGTGGATCGTCGACACCAACAAGGAGCACATCGCCGTCGACGAGGCTCGCAAGCTGGGTATCCCGGTTGTCGCGATCCTCGACACGAACTGCGACCCGGATGTTGTCGACTACCCGATCCCGGCGAACGATGACGCCATCCGCTCCGTCGACGTGCTCACCCGCGTCGTCGCCTCTGCCGTCGCCGAGGGCCTCAAGGCCCGCTCGGCTGCGAAGGAAGGCAACAAGGGCGAAGAGGCCGAGCCGCTCGCCGAGTGGGAGACCGAACAGCTCGACGCCGTGACGGCTGAGGCCGAAGCAGCTGCCACCACCGAGGATGCCGCTCCGGCTGCTGCGCAGGACGCGCCGGCCGCCGAGGCTCCCGCTGCGGACACCAAGTAG
- a CDS encoding M23 family metallopeptidase, whose amino-acid sequence MPSTVPLADSPRPGRVCFFIRLLGVVMTAVVALFLAFPLTADGEVFDETDPAPRSTESLTGSEDFDLPVAPGAVVRGYSPPPQPWLPGHRGVDLAATPSAEVRAAGPGRVAFAGMVAGRPVVSIEHEGGFRTTYEPVRSAVMAGDTVERGRLIGHVFGIHPGCEVAACVHWGARWSNDPDGYLDPLTLLGAKLRPIVLKPVESA is encoded by the coding sequence ATGCCATCGACAGTTCCGCTCGCCGACTCCCCGCGTCCCGGGCGCGTCTGTTTCTTCATACGCCTGCTCGGTGTGGTCATGACGGCGGTCGTCGCGCTTTTCCTGGCCTTCCCGCTAACGGCCGATGGAGAAGTTTTCGACGAGACCGACCCCGCGCCGCGATCGACCGAATCACTCACCGGCAGCGAGGATTTCGATCTTCCCGTCGCGCCGGGTGCCGTGGTCCGCGGGTACTCGCCTCCGCCGCAGCCATGGCTTCCGGGCCACCGCGGTGTCGATCTCGCGGCGACCCCTTCGGCAGAGGTCCGCGCGGCGGGACCCGGGCGAGTCGCATTCGCAGGGATGGTCGCCGGCAGACCTGTGGTCTCCATTGAGCACGAAGGAGGGTTTCGAACCACATACGAGCCGGTACGCTCCGCCGTCATGGCCGGGGATACCGTCGAGCGGGGTCGATTGATCGGGCACGTGTTCGGTATCCACCCAGGCTGCGAGGTCGCCGCTTGCGTGCATTGGGGCGCCCGCTGGAGCAACGACCCCGACGGTTACCTCGATCCACTGACGCTGCTGGGCGCCAAGCTGCGGCCGATCGTGCTCAAGCCGGTCGAGTCTGCCTAG
- a CDS encoding tyrosine recombinase XerC codes for MHNSVGDSDGGVDTSAFVARGPKVDDLLDEFAADLTSRGRSEATVRSYVSDVRHLFTYLDPDDAAPAPAVLIDLAALRAWLGEQVAGRAARSTIARRVASARAFTAWAHRRGVLDGDPGQRLEAPRPHRRLPRVLDEAQASEVIRSAELGAEESDPAALRDQVIVELLYSTGIRVSELCGLDLRSIDSERRVMRVLGKGNKERTVPFGIPAQRAIDGWLERGRPALVSASSGEAFLLGARGGRLNVRAARKAVNDVTSATDGVPVLSPHALRHSAATHLLAGGADLRHVQEILGHTTPATTQLYTHVSSERLAAAYRIAHPRA; via the coding sequence ATGCACAACAGCGTGGGCGATTCCGATGGTGGCGTGGACACGTCGGCATTCGTCGCGCGCGGACCGAAGGTCGACGACCTGCTCGATGAATTTGCCGCCGACCTGACCTCGCGCGGACGATCCGAGGCCACGGTTCGGTCCTACGTCTCGGATGTCCGGCATCTGTTCACCTACCTGGATCCGGACGACGCCGCGCCTGCTCCGGCCGTGCTCATCGATCTCGCGGCACTTCGAGCCTGGCTGGGCGAGCAGGTGGCAGGTCGCGCGGCTCGGTCGACCATTGCGCGCAGGGTGGCCTCTGCACGTGCCTTCACCGCGTGGGCGCATCGTCGCGGCGTGCTCGACGGCGATCCGGGCCAACGTCTGGAGGCCCCGCGCCCCCACCGTCGGTTGCCGCGGGTCCTGGACGAGGCGCAGGCGTCCGAGGTTATCCGTTCGGCAGAACTCGGGGCGGAGGAGTCGGATCCCGCCGCACTACGCGACCAGGTCATCGTCGAGCTCTTGTACTCCACCGGCATCCGTGTATCCGAGCTGTGCGGGCTCGACCTGAGATCCATCGATAGCGAGCGCCGGGTGATGCGTGTGCTGGGCAAGGGGAACAAGGAACGGACCGTGCCTTTTGGCATTCCTGCCCAGCGGGCCATTGATGGCTGGCTCGAACGCGGCAGGCCCGCCTTGGTCTCGGCGTCCAGCGGCGAAGCGTTCCTCCTCGGGGCGCGCGGCGGGCGGCTCAACGTGCGCGCCGCCCGCAAAGCGGTCAACGATGTCACGTCCGCGACCGACGGTGTTCCCGTGCTCTCGCCCCACGCCCTTCGTCACAGCGCTGCCACCCACCTGCTTGCCGGCGGCGCCGACCTGCGTCATGTGCAGGAGATCCTCGGACACACGACCCCTGCGACGACCCAGCTCTACACGCACGTGTCCAGCGAGCGACTCGCGGCCGCGTATCGCATAGCGCACCCTCGCGCCTGA
- the dprA gene encoding DNA-processing protein DprA has protein sequence MTPVTESWEAWLYLNAVCERPTAAMWDFVDIYGPVDAAERIRRRATEEFRDVAAQTEARAEKIDPVALRTLGERHGARFLCPGNPGWPAEAFAALDHPRQHGVDHSGTEVGSALPLAPFGLWIRGGPDIPDFATARTASIVGTRDLTSYGRVVASELAEACAGEDIAVISGGALGIDIAAHLGSLSADGITTAVLACGVDKLYPSANQQTLRRVAGSGGVISEYPPGTGVTRYRFLDRNRIIAALGSATVVVEAAMRSGALSTARWAHAMARPVFAVPGSIHSRASAGCNNLLGMYAMPLALTSEIGEIVPTYGFARSAEPHPYDVGATQPTRRPGNPVDWMSEKQSRVFEALRGDFSQDSAMVAWESGVPETQVRRHLGTLERFGFAVNTGGKWKLPERKDRFQQALPLYGEGSPF, from the coding sequence ATGACACCGGTAACCGAGTCCTGGGAGGCGTGGCTCTATCTCAACGCCGTGTGCGAGAGACCGACCGCGGCGATGTGGGACTTCGTCGACATCTATGGGCCCGTCGACGCCGCCGAACGCATTAGGCGCCGGGCAACAGAGGAGTTCCGAGACGTCGCCGCGCAGACCGAAGCCCGCGCCGAGAAAATCGACCCGGTCGCACTGCGAACATTGGGTGAGCGGCACGGAGCCAGGTTCCTTTGCCCCGGGAATCCGGGGTGGCCCGCCGAGGCGTTCGCAGCCCTCGATCATCCACGTCAGCACGGGGTCGATCACAGCGGGACCGAAGTGGGCTCAGCGCTTCCGCTCGCGCCATTCGGCCTGTGGATTCGCGGCGGACCGGACATTCCCGACTTCGCCACCGCGCGCACGGCATCCATCGTCGGCACCCGGGACCTGACTTCCTACGGTCGGGTCGTCGCATCAGAATTAGCAGAGGCCTGTGCGGGCGAGGACATCGCCGTCATCTCCGGAGGTGCGCTCGGCATCGACATCGCTGCGCACCTGGGATCGCTGTCCGCCGACGGCATCACCACCGCCGTACTGGCCTGCGGAGTCGACAAACTCTACCCCTCGGCCAACCAACAAACCCTGCGCCGCGTCGCTGGCTCGGGCGGAGTGATCTCCGAGTATCCGCCGGGCACCGGCGTCACCAGGTACCGCTTTCTCGACCGAAACCGGATCATCGCCGCACTCGGTTCGGCCACAGTCGTCGTCGAGGCCGCCATGCGCAGCGGCGCGCTGAGCACCGCCCGATGGGCACACGCGATGGCCCGTCCCGTGTTCGCCGTCCCGGGATCGATCCATTCGCGCGCCTCGGCCGGCTGCAACAACCTGCTCGGCATGTACGCCATGCCACTAGCTCTTACCAGCGAGATCGGGGAAATCGTCCCGACGTACGGTTTCGCGCGCTCCGCAGAACCACATCCATATGACGTCGGAGCCACGCAGCCCACTCGGCGACCCGGAAATCCCGTCGACTGGATGTCCGAGAAGCAGAGCCGGGTATTCGAGGCATTGCGGGGCGATTTCTCGCAGGATTCCGCAATGGTCGCCTGGGAAAGCGGTGTTCCCGAAACCCAGGTCAGGCGACACCTCGGCACCCTCGAGCGGTTCGGCTTTGCCGTCAACACCGGTGGGAAGTGGAAACTTCCCGAGAGAAAGGACCGATTCCAACAGGCCCTGCCCCTATACGGAGAAGGTTCGCCCTTCTGA